CGAACCGATTTATCCGGGTTGGGATGACAGGAATCACATAGATATTGATCTTGAAGCGTTAACCCGGCTAAAGCTAAAAGATGGAGAAGTATTCAATTTAGGAAATGGGAAGAAGGCGAGGATAGTAAATTCTCCCTCGATTACACGGCTACGACAATTAGTTGTAGGTGTGAAAAACAATCGTAAGGTCATTCCAATATCAGGACAAATATGGTTAGATGAACTTCGAGTTTCGGATATAAGACGTGAAAGTGGCATCGCTGCCCGTGGAAGCGCATCAATAAAATTCGCAGATATTGGAAATATGAATTTCAATATTGATAGAGTTGATGCAAATTTCCATAAAGTGGAAGATAAATTAGGAAGTACGGGATCCAGTACAGAACGAGTTTCTTACCGGTTTAACAACACGTTTCAATCCAATAAATTGTTACCTGCCCGATGGGGACTATCAATACCGATAACTTTTAATATAAGTCGGCAGTTTAGTAAGCCGAAATTTTTCCCCGGAACAGATGTTCTCGTTCAGGGTAGCGCTCCGGATTCTATAAAAAATATAGGAAGGCAAAGCAAATTTGGAATTTCGTTTAAAAAGAACAGTAAATCCAGGAGACGAATATTAAAATATACTATAGATAAGTCAACGGGAAATCTTTCTATTCTAAATCAAAGCGGAAGCAACTCACAAATATTTGAAAAATCATTATCAGCTTATAACGGCTCTTTTGCCTATAAACTTCCCGTGAAGAAAAGATCAAAACTAAGACCATTCTTCTGGACCAAGTCTATACCTTGGTTGGGCGGCAAATTGAGCGACCAAAAGTTCAATTATTATCCAAACTCTTTTAACTGGAATTTAAAAGCTACTGAATCAAAAAGCAGATCGATTCCACGAAGAGGCAAGCCTTCTGAATCATATAAATTTAATATGGTAAGAAATCTAAAAACAGGATTCCCAATATTTAAATCAATGAATTTAGAATATGGAAGAGGATGGACTAACGATTTAAGTGATTTAAGAGGATCTAAATCAGATATCTTCTCCGGCGATTTTGGAGCGCTCACCAATGCTAATGAAACTTTTTCTGCAAGGTGGAATCCAAAGGTTTTTAATTGGCTCCAAACAGGCTTTGGTTATAACAATAATTATCGACTTCAGCTGCAACGCGCGAGGCAGCTGCAAAGCAATGATGTTTCGAGTCAAAAACAAATGAACGCTAATTTGAATTTTAATTTGAAGAAATTCATGTCATTTTTAACTCCGAAAAAGAGTGATAAGGAAAAGGCGGCTGCGAAAAAAACTGCAAAAAAAAGAAGGCCGGGTAGAAGAGCAAGAAAGAAACCTAAACAAAAAGAGGAAGCAATAGAAAAAAAGGGTAAGAAAAATCCCACACTTGGGGAATTAATTACAAAACTTTCACAAAAACTCCAACCGGTTACTTTTTCTATATCAAAAAGCACAAATATAACTAATCCTGCGGTATTCGGCGCACCGTCATTGGCGTACAAATTGGGATTAACAGACAATCCGAATTTGGTAAAAGATTCTCTTATAGTGGCTGAGAATAGAAAAAGCGAAAACACCAACATAACTGCAAAAAGCGGCTTGAATATTAGCCGAAATTTGACTGTGAATTTTTCATATGGACAGAACGAAAGAAAAAGCAGAACGTCGGCAAGCAATTTGAATATTACTAAATCCAGAGACTTTTTCCCGCTGGGCGAGCTCGGTAATGAAGGAATTCCTTTTCCGACATGGAATGTTCGCCTTTCGGGACTCGAAAAAATTTCCTTCTTCTCCAAAATAGCAAAAACAGTAAGTTTGGAACATGGATTCAGCGGAAAAGAAAACGAGAAGATATTAGAGACAATAGTACTGACGAATGATTCAAGAATTGATTCCATAAGTAGTGAAGTTACCGGCAAAAATTATTCAAAATCCTGGCAACCGTTAGTGGGTCTGAACTTAAACCTTAAAGGAGATGTGTCGGTCACTATCAGGTATAACAGTTCATCTTCAATATCAAATTTTTTTGGAATCAGAGATGGAACGCAGATAATTAACACTTCAAATTTATCTGTGACAGCCAATTATTCACGGCGCGGAGGATTCAGGTTGCCCATCTTTTTCTTCAGGGATTTCAAACTTGATAACCAGGTAACATTTTCTTTAAATTATAATCGTGGGAAGAATTTGACCCGTTCGCGGACAGGACCAACAACAAATGAATTTGCGACGATAAATAAATCAAATAGATGGACACTACAACCACAAATGAATTATTCTTTTAGCTCAAAACTTAATGGTGGTGTATTTTTTGAAATTGGAAAAACAGAAACTATAAACGGAACCACCAGCTTCCAAGATTTTGGCTTAACGGTTAACATAACCATCAGAGGATAAGAACATACATACTGTTTCAAAACAGATAATATTCTCGATTCTCCTTACAACTGTTGTATCATGCGGTAATACAAAACCTGAATTTGATAGTGCAAACGCGTTTAATATTTTGGTTGAGCAATGTGATTTCGGCCCAAGAAATCCGGGTTCAACCGGGCATAAAAACACTCTTGAGTATCTGGCATCGAAACTTAGCGCATTAGCGGATACTCTGAAATTACAAACATTTTCATACCTTGATAGCTCTACAGGAAGGAAATACCAGCTAACAAATATTATAGCATCATTTAATTTGTCAAACCCCAAAAGGGCATTATTGGGGGCGCATTGGGATACGCGACCACGTTCGGAGAACGATTTAGACCCGTTAAAGAGAAACGACCCCATGTTGGGCGCAAACGACGGCGCAAGCGGTGTGGCAGTGCTATTGGAGCTTGCCAGAATTTTTAACTTAAATACTCCTCCTATTGGTGTGGATATAGTTTTATTTGATGGTGAAGATTTCGGGGAGGAAGGTGATTTAGAAAGGTATTTTTTGGGATCGAGGTATTTTAGCCAGAATTTTAAAGGTGACAAACCTGAATGGGCGCTGATTATAGATATGGTAGGTGACGCAAACCTCGAGTTGCCTATTGAAAGATATTCCTATGACCGGAATAAAAAATTGGTTAATGAAGTTTGGAGCGCAGCCGAACGCGCAGGAGCATATCAATTTAAAAGACGGCTTGGCCACTATGTCGAAGATGACCACACGATGCTTTTTGAGCATGCGGGAATTCCCGCTATAGATATTATTGATTTTAACTATGTACAGAGAGGGGTCAATCTCTGGCATACTTCTCTTGATACTCCCGACAGATGCAGCCCTGCGAGCCTTGATGCGGTTGGTAGAACGTTAATCGAAATGATATATTAACTAATCATTATTTATCTCTGTTTTCATCTGAACTCACCAGTTATTATATTCCTTCAGATAAAAAGTAAACAAAAGAAATATTATTTTAACTTCTTTCAGAAAAGACATTGCAAGCTATGCGATAAGAAAATTCTCGCACGCTGAAGTTGATTCCAATTCTCCTATTTCCATCGGGAAAAGTATTGAAGAAAGTTCGGGAATACTGATATGTATGCCTGAGGATGAAAAACAGTTCAGGATTGCAAGATACGTATTTAAGAGCGTATTCGCGGCTGAAGTTTCTAATCGGGTTACTATTATACTCACGGAAAAAAACGCGAATTCTTTTCAGCAGGAAACAAACGCTCGGAAGATAATATTAAAAAAATCGGATATCGGTTTTTGGAGATTACCTAAATCCCAGTGGATTAGCGATCAAGGATTTTCCAAATACGACCTTACTGTGGATTTGAACACAAATTTCTGTTTATACTCGGCATATTTGTGTAAGAAACTCGGTAACAGATTGCTTGTCGGATTCGCATGGGATAATTCAGACGAATTCTATAATGTAGTACTTGAAATGCAGGGAATTCATACCAACTTAGAAAAAGTTTACAGAATTGTCAGAGATGAATACACAAATCTTATCCCTGTTGAGCTGATACAAAAAACAAGACGATAATCAGCTCCGGGGATTGAAGACATTGCATTAAATGAAACAAATGGATTTAAATATCCGTTACGATATATCGGAGGAATAATAAGGAATGATGAGATCGGTGTTATTCGAAGACGAACATACAAGACGTCTGAACCCGTTAGTTCACCTACGTCCTGTATACGACTTGAAATTCGGTATACGGACTATCAGAGAAAAATATCAAAAAATATTTAAAGATGAATTTGAAACTCTTCATTGCCGCGAAGAATTGGCAGCTGTTTTGACGAATCAAAACCCAAAGGCGGAGATAAACAGCTATTCCGCCGATAAATATATTTTTATTAACGGCAGAAGTATCATCACAGAATCTGCTCTCAAAACTATAGATGAATCGGAGGATGCACTTTACTTAAAAGATGGCGTTGTTGCAGCGGCGGTGCTGTCGGGGGGTAATATCGATCTTATAAGGGCGGTAAAGGGAATGCTGTTAAGCCGAAAGGATTTTCCCGATCTTCCTGAAAAAGAGATAGAATGTACTTGGATTAATTTTCCCTGGAATCTATTTCTTGAAAATGGAAATGAAATAACCCGGGAATTTGAAGGCCCCGGAATCCACGGCAAGGTTCACAATGGCGTTAATATGCTCAACGAGGAAAATATCTATATCGCAGAAGGAGCAATAATAAAACCGGGTGTATCGCTTGATGCAGAAGAAGGTCCGATTATTATAGACGCAAATGCGCACATAATGGCAAATGCGTATCTACAAGGTCCTCTTTATATAGGTGAGAACAGCATCATAAAAGCCGGAGCTAAGATTTACGAAGGCACGACTATCGGCGAATTTTGTAAGGTCGGCGGTGAAGTGGAAGAATCTATTTTTCACTCTTATTCAAATAAACAACACGATGGTTTTTTAGGTCACGCTTATTTGGCAATGTGGGTCAATCTTGGGGCTGACACCAACAACAGCGATCTGAAAAACAATTATGGAAACGTACGTTTCCATGTGGAGGGTGAGTCAATAGACACCGGTACAATGTTTTGCGGGCTTGTAATGGGCGACCACTCAAAATCAGGTATCAATACAATGTTCAATACGGGCACACACGTAGGTATTGCGAGCAATGTTTACGGAAGCGGTTTTCCACCGAAGTTCATACCATCATTTTCGTGGGGCGGCGCTGAAGGAATGACAAGTCATCAAATTGATAAAGCGGTTGTTACTGCCCGATTGGTGATGGCGCGGCGAAATGTGGAATTGTCATCTGAAGAAGAAGCGCTGCTTAAAGATGTATTTGAAAAAACCGCTTCTGACAGGGCTGCGTATTAAGGTGCCGAGTTGGATAATATTAGAAAGCAGCTGATAGTATTTTTATTATCAGTTGTCATTTCCGATTCGGTTTCGGCTACGAGGATGGAATCAGATTTTTCAGAAGCCGGTGACGGTGTTTCAATCCATGGTACTATAACCGATGCCGGTTCAGGGGAGTATATCTACGGCGCAAATATAGTCCTGAAGGGTACTCGATTCGGCGCTGTAAGTAATATCGAAGGCTTTTATTCCGTTCCCAAGATCGTTCCTGGACAATATACTCTTTTAATAACGTTTATCGGATATGCTCGATTTGAAAAAATAATAAATGTGCAGCCAGGCTATAGTGGTCGTGAAGATGTTGAATTAGCCGCGAAAGATTTAATAGGTAGGGAAGTTGTGGTGACCGGTGAAAAATCCGAGTTTGAGAAAACCATCAAGACTTCGACTGTGTCGGTAAATCCCATAAAGATAAAAACTCTTCCCCAAATAGGAGAAGTTGACCTATTCAGGGCGCTACAATTTCTGCCCGGTGTAATGTCTCAAAACGATTTTTCAGCGGGGTTATTGGTACGCGGAGGAAACACAGATCAAAACCTGATATTGCTTGATGGAATCACGGTATATAATCCCTCTCATCTTGGCGGATTCTTTTCCACATTTATTACCGACGGACTTCGTGAAGCAGAGCTTATCAAAGGCGGCTATACTGCTGAATATGGTGGACGTCTTTCTTCCGTACTTGATATTAAGACAAAAGACGGTAACAATAAACGTATAGCAGGCTCAGGCGAAATCAGCCTAATATCATCGAAAATGTTAATTGAAGGTCCCATTGCTAACGGCGGGTGGTTGTTTGCCGCCAGAAGAACCTATATAGATAAAGCGCTTGACGGAGCTCGCAAACTTGGCATCAGCGATTTTGATTTTCCATATTATTTTTTTGATATTCAGGCGAACATTTATCAGGATTTAACTCCGAACGACAGGCTGAGGATTTCAGCCTATTTCGGAAGCGATGTACTTGATTGGAGAGCAGCCACAGCTTTTATAGACTGGGGAAACGAAACGTTTTCTACCCGCTGGCGACATCTGTTTAGTAACAGACTGTTCTCTACATTTATGATAGCACGCAGTAAATTTGAGGCCAACTTCAACTTCGGTGGAGATGATGCATTTATAGGGTTGGACAAAGTCAGGGATTGGACCCTGAAGGCGGATTTAACATATTTCAGAACTGAAAATCATCAGATTAATTTTGGAACAGAAATTAAAGACCTCAACGTAGAATTTAAGCAGACGTTTGATGAGAGGGAGTTAATTCGTATTATACAGAAACCGATATTTTCAGCAGTGTATTTCAATTCTAAGTGGAATCCCGACAGCTGGATTATTCAATCTGGTCTCAGAAGTACATTTTACAACGATGCTGTTGATAAATTAACATTTTCGCCCAGATTATCTGTCAAAAAACTACTGAATCCACTAACGGCGCTGAATTTTTCAATAGGTCGGTATTACCAATATATTTATACATTTAACGATGAATTTTCATCATTTACAATAATTGATCAATGGTTTGCAATCGATGAATCCGTTCCGCTACAATTTGCCGATCAGATTATGTTCGGTTTTGAAACCAAGCTGACTGAAAATATAAATTTTACTCTCGAACCGTATTATAAAAATATGCATAATCTTTTGGTTGGACGTCCTCAATTGGCGACTTTTGATGAACAGTTAATCAATCCTACCGTAAGTGATGTATTTGTCGAAACTGATGCCGAAGCATTTGGAGTAGAATTTTTCCTTGAAAAGACTTCCGGCAGACTAAACGGAAATCTTTCCTATACTTATTCTTATGTAATAAAACAGATAGAGAACGAGCCAAAATATTGGGCAAATTGGGATAGAAGAAATGTTTTCAAGGGGGTATTGAACTTCAATAAATCAACAAATACCGAATTCGGATTCGCCTGGACTTACAGCAGTGGGCTTCCGTTTACTCAACAAATAGGAACATATCCATATTGGGAGCCCGGATACACTGTTCCGGAATATCAGCTAATTCCCGGAACAAGAAACAACGCACGGTTACCATTCAGCAATAGGCTCGATTTCAGCGTTACCAAGCACAAGCGATTCAGTAGTTGGAAGATGGATTATTATTTCCAGATAGTGAATGTGTTCAACAGAAAAAACATATTCGCCGTTTTTTGGAATACAGATGAAGTCGAAAAGGGAAATCCTGCAGAGAGAAGTGATTTACGAGGGTTTCCTTTGATTCCCACGTTCGGAATAAGGGCTGAATTTTGATGAATAATAAATCCACTATCGCAATAAGCATACTTTTTTCACTCTTAACGGTTTTGTCATGTGAGTCTCTGCTTGATTTACCGGACCCAAAGCAGTTTGAAGAACTGATAGTGCTAAATGCCAACCTGGAGTCGGGTGCGGATAATGTGCAGATAACGCTGAATTTGTCGGCCTCAATAGATGACCTGTTCGATGAGCAGACAACCCTACTTTCGGGGGCAACAGTTATATTAAAATATAATTCAATTTCTGACACTTTAGTGGAGACTGTTCCGGGTATTTACTCATCCACAGACACGGCTTTTGAAGTAAAGAGTGGAGCAACATACAGCGTAGAAGCGTATGATAATGAACATACAACAGTGACGGCTTTTACAACTGTTCCGGCTCCGATTGAATTGTATGATCTGAGCCCTGTTATAAATCCCAATGATTCCCTTGTATATGTTCCGGCCGGAGAAGACGCGCAATTTCTTTATCCATATATGTTTTCATTTAAGGTTCGAACGCTGAACGGAGGATCGTTTCCGGCGATGATCAGACTCGTAAACGAGGCTTTGGATGCGCGCGCAGAAACTATGGTAACGGAAGACAATACTCTTAAAGCCTTTCTATTTAAATGGGAAGGGATCGGGGATGATAGTCCTTTGGACATCACGAACAGAATCCTGACAAAAAGCGAAATTTCGTTCAATAGCGTTGATACGGACGCAATCTATAAATTGGGCTGGATATATTATACATTTTACGGCCCTCAGCGACTTGAAGTATTCGCATTAGATCAAGGATATTACAATTATCATGTTTTAAACCTCGAAGGTCCCCCTACAGATCCGAATTATCTGCCTGAAAGTAACATAACCGGCGGATACGGGCTTTTTTCTTCCTCCTATAAAGTAAGTTTGGATTATTATCTCTTACGCCCGAATTAATCACCGAGCGGGTTATTTAATTAAAAACATTAGCAAAATAGAGTAAAGGCGCCAAATAACACTCTATATGGACATAATTCCTTCCGGAATAACCGCTTTAGCACAATAATAGCCCCCATTTGCAAAAAAATCGTTAATCCTATTCAGAATATCTTCTCCTTCCCGATAAATATTTATAGACGAGACAGTGATTAAAATGAGTAAAAAAAATAAAATAATAACATTGATGAATAATTCCGGGCATAATATGGAATTATCAGAAATAGATGATTTAATTCCCGTTCATTATTCAAGCATGAATAATAACAGACCGGAAGGGGAATTGAATTTTGAACAATTTGAAAGGGCCGTTGCTTTGATATGGAGCGCCATAATGGATGGTTCGGAGAATTTATCCGGGCATTCCTCTCAAGGCAGATCGAAGAAGGTGGATCCAAACCCGGTATCAGATGCCTGAGGGTACCAAACGGAATTGTTACCTTATTAGGGATTTGGGCCCTCACTGAGCGCCTCTGTTTGACTTATGACCAAATAGGGGCGTTGCCCTTTTTTGGCCGGTATTATGTTAATATTATAGCATTTTATTCATTATTCTCAGCTTGCAATTCACCGAGTATTTTAAGTAATTTTCAATGGCTTTTAACGTATTAGATTAAAGAGAAATCGGAGAATTAGTTGAATGTTATCGTTTGTATGAAATCTGTGCCGAGTACAGAAACAAAAGTAATTGTTGGGGATGACGGTAAATCAATTGACCAAACTGACATTGTCTATGAGATAAATCCATATGATGAATTTGCGATTGAAGAGGGAATTAAAGCGAAGGAGGCACATGGCGGAAAGGTCACAATTATAACTCTCGGATCGGGAACAGCAACCCAAAATATCAGGAAAGGGTTAGCAATGGGCGCAGATGAAGCCATTCATTTAGTTTGCGATGGCTCGAGTCTAATTGATTCATCTGTAGTTGCCAAGCTTCTTGCGGATACAATAAAAGAATTGGAATTCGATTTGATATTATGCGGGAAAAAATCTGTCGATAGTGATAATCAGCAGGTTCCGAACAGAATTGCCCATCTTTTAGGGATTCCTGCGGTTACGGCAATTTCCAAACTTGAGCTCTCATCCGACAGCGCGATAGCGACAAAGAATATTGAAGGTGGATCAGAGACTGTTAATCTGAATCTGCCTGCACTTTTCTCGGCAGAAAAAGGGCTGAACGAACCTCGATATGCTTCTCTTCCGGGGATTATGGCTGCCAAGAAAAAGCCTCTTGAGGAAAGAGAAGTTTCACTTACGGATAGGAAAATTGAATTAAGCTCGCTTGAGCTTCCGCCTCCGAAGCCTGAAGGTCGCATAATCGGGGAGGGACCCGAAGCAGCAGAAGAATTAGTTAGGGTCTTAAGAGAAGAAGCGAAAGTAATTTAGGAGGAGTATAGATAGTGGCATCAGGTGTGTTGGTATTCGCGGAGCAAAGGGAGGGAGTTTTAAAATCCACTTCTTTCGAATGTGTGTCTCTTGGAAGAAAATTGCTTTCGGATATTGGCGGTGAATTAAGTGTGGTTTTGATAGGTTCCGCTGTTTCGGACATGGCAAATGAATTTGAGCCGTACGGAGTCGATAAGATATATATGGCTGATGATAGCGGCTTAAATTACTATGACGGCGGAAGGTATAGCGAAATTATAGTAAGTATTATCAAGGATATTAACCCATCAGCGTTCATTGCCTCGGCATCGTCTATGGGGAAAGATATTGCTCCACGTGTGGCGTCTTCTCTGGATGTTGGATTGGCTGTGGAATGCACAAACGTTGAATTTTATAACGGCAAAATCAGCGCTACGAGACCGATATTTGCCGGAAAAGCAAATATTAAAGTTGATTTCCAAAATGAATTGCAAATGTTGACAATCAGACCGAATGTTTTTGCCTCTGAACCGGCTGATACCAAGACACCGGAAGTTATCAAGGTTGATGCGGGAAGTAGTAAAGAGCCGGTAAGCAATGTAGGACATATTCAAGATGAACGACCGGAATTGACGGAAGCTTCAATCATAGTATCCGGCGGCAGGGGAATGGGGGGTCCGGAAAATTTCAGTGTTACGGAGAAACTTGCCGATGAGTTGGGCGCTGCGATAGGAGCAAGTCGAGCAGTAGTTGACGCAGGATGGAGACCACACTCAGAACAAGTTGGACAGACAGGTAAAACGGTGTCTCCTAATTTATACATTGCCTGTGGAATATCAGGAGCAATACAGCACATTGCGGGTATGTCAACATCAAAAGTTATTGTGGCTGTAAATAAGGACGCTGACGCGCCTATCTTTAAAATCGCAACGTACGGCATCGTCGGAGACCTTTTTGAGGTTGTGCCTAAGATGATTGAGCATATAAAAAAGTTAAAAGGATGATATTCAGCAGGATATAAATCCGGGGAAATTAATATGGAATACAGTCAAGAATTAAAAGGAAACAGTTTGATATTCAGGATAGAAGAACAGAAATTAAATACATCTGTTTCTGTGGACGTGAAAGATATATTACTTAATCTTCTGGAAAATGCGGATATCATCAATCTATTTTTCAATCTTTCTTCCGTACAATCAATTGATAGCAGTGGCCTAAGCTCGTTGCTTTTCGGCAGAAGACAGGTTACCGAAAGAGGAGGAAAGTGCTCTTTGATAAATCCTCAGCCCAAAGTTGTATCGCTGTTGAAGATTGCAAGACTGGATAAAGTATTTGAATCGTTTGACGATGAAGGAGATGCTTTAAAATCCGTATCATAATAATTTAAATTTCCATTAAAAAGCCTTCCATAACGGAAGGCTTTTTTAATGGGAGCAGGAGTACGTATCGAAATATGTGTGGGGGAAACACCTATTTCACGAAACCCCTGCTGTTTATTACTAAAGTTGTAACAAATATAAATTTATACGCTTCGTTTGTCAAGGAAATTTTTAGAGCAGCCGATTATTCGGATAATGAGAGAAGTAAGATTAATATTCTGTATATTTGATTTTCTTAAAGAAATCTTCGTTTGAGATTTTCCCTTTGTTGTAATCAACTAAGACACTTTTCCGCACTCTCATAACGAGAGAGTTTTGTGTTGCACCGGTGCGCCTAAAATTTGTAGGATTCTGCCAGTTGGTCGTAACACAGATCCATTCATTATTTTTAACCAAACGAAGTGTATTGCCGTAATTGCCAAGAAGTCTGGAAAATGATTTTTTAAAGTTTTTTATCCTTTTTAAATAAATTTCCTTCTGCCTCTCTAATTCCTTTTTTTGATTATAGATTCTCTTTCTGTTTTCATCAGCGGAAACGCCTTCGAATATTTCAATTTGAGTTCCATTAAATTGATTTGCGGATAAATTCAATAAATTAGGACCGAGAAGGATAAAATTATTCCCGAAATTACCATAAGAAGTTTTAATAAGAAACAATGCTCCGAAATTTTCCAGGTAAAGTCCATTGACACTTTGGCCAGAATATCCGATACCATCATGCCTATGTCCTGATTGCGTTTTCACCGCGGAATCCAATACATACGCTAATATATCAATTTGCGATCTCATTTCATTTTTATCTTCAAGTGATGTTACGAGAATCAACGAGTTAAATTGTTCTACACTGAGTTTACCCGACCTGAATTTAGTTATATTCGACTTCGATACGCTATGAAGCTGTAACGGCGCACGGTTAGAATAATCATAAATATAGATTGAAATTTTGTCGTTAGGTTTCAACTGACCGATGGCATCTGCGTAAATTCCGAGAAAGTCCTGTATCTTTAAGGAGATTTTATCCAGAATTTCATTTTCCTGCCTTTTATTTTTCCCGCCGTCAAGCTCATTCATTTCAAACGAATACGAAATCCCGTTGGTATTGGGCACTTTGGGCAGTGAAGGAAAAACAAATAGAGGTCCTGATGCGGATTTGGCTATCGGTACTGAAAAAATTAAACCGTATTCGGGAACGTAAAATCCCTTTGATCGGGTGATAGACGGCCATTTGTTCGGTACGACGGAACCGATAAGCTTGTCAATTATTCCTTCCATTATTGACAGGTCGTCATTTAACCTATTGAAATCAATGTATCCGTTCTGCTTCGCAACTACCGTGTTAAGCGAAAACGCTAAAATAACGCAAGTGGCTATTATCTGACTAAATCTCTTCATCATTTCTATACTTAATTTCCTTCGATCTTTCTTGAGCTTCCTTGATA
This Candidatus Neomarinimicrobiota bacterium DNA region includes the following protein-coding sequences:
- a CDS encoding GlmU family protein, coding for MMRSVLFEDEHTRRLNPLVHLRPVYDLKFGIRTIREKYQKIFKDEFETLHCREELAAVLTNQNPKAEINSYSADKYIFINGRSIITESALKTIDESEDALYLKDGVVAAAVLSGGNIDLIRAVKGMLLSRKDFPDLPEKEIECTWINFPWNLFLENGNEITREFEGPGIHGKVHNGVNMLNEENIYIAEGAIIKPGVSLDAEEGPIIIDANAHIMANAYLQGPLYIGENSIIKAGAKIYEGTTIGEFCKVGGEVEESIFHSYSNKQHDGFLGHAYLAMWVNLGADTNNSDLKNNYGNVRFHVEGESIDTGTMFCGLVMGDHSKSGINTMFNTGTHVGIASNVYGSGFPPKFIPSFSWGGAEGMTSHQIDKAVVTARLVMARRNVELSSEEEALLKDVFEKTASDRAAY
- a CDS encoding DUF4249 family protein, whose product is MNNKSTIAISILFSLLTVLSCESLLDLPDPKQFEELIVLNANLESGADNVQITLNLSASIDDLFDEQTTLLSGATVILKYNSISDTLVETVPGIYSSTDTAFEVKSGATYSVEAYDNEHTTVTAFTTVPAPIELYDLSPVINPNDSLVYVPAGEDAQFLYPYMFSFKVRTLNGGSFPAMIRLVNEALDARAETMVTEDNTLKAFLFKWEGIGDDSPLDITNRILTKSEISFNSVDTDAIYKLGWIYYTFYGPQRLEVFALDQGYYNYHVLNLEGPPTDPNYLPESNITGGYGLFSSSYKVSLDYYLLRPN
- a CDS encoding M28 family peptidase, producing the protein MVEQCDFGPRNPGSTGHKNTLEYLASKLSALADTLKLQTFSYLDSSTGRKYQLTNIIASFNLSNPKRALLGAHWDTRPRSENDLDPLKRNDPMLGANDGASGVAVLLELARIFNLNTPPIGVDIVLFDGEDFGEEGDLERYFLGSRYFSQNFKGDKPEWALIIDMVGDANLELPIERYSYDRNKKLVNEVWSAAERAGAYQFKRRLGHYVEDDHTMLFEHAGIPAIDIIDFNYVQRGVNLWHTSLDTPDRCSPASLDAVGRTLIEMIY
- a CDS encoding electron transfer flavoprotein subunit alpha/FixB family protein, whose protein sequence is MASGVLVFAEQREGVLKSTSFECVSLGRKLLSDIGGELSVVLIGSAVSDMANEFEPYGVDKIYMADDSGLNYYDGGRYSEIIVSIIKDINPSAFIASASSMGKDIAPRVASSLDVGLAVECTNVEFYNGKISATRPIFAGKANIKVDFQNELQMLTIRPNVFASEPADTKTPEVIKVDAGSSKEPVSNVGHIQDERPELTEASIIVSGGRGMGGPENFSVTEKLADELGAAIGASRAVVDAGWRPHSEQVGQTGKTVSPNLYIACGISGAIQHIAGMSTSKVIVAVNKDADAPIFKIATYGIVGDLFEVVPKMIEHIKKLKG
- a CDS encoding TonB-dependent receptor, with amino-acid sequence MDNIRKQLIVFLLSVVISDSVSATRMESDFSEAGDGVSIHGTITDAGSGEYIYGANIVLKGTRFGAVSNIEGFYSVPKIVPGQYTLLITFIGYARFEKIINVQPGYSGREDVELAAKDLIGREVVVTGEKSEFEKTIKTSTVSVNPIKIKTLPQIGEVDLFRALQFLPGVMSQNDFSAGLLVRGGNTDQNLILLDGITVYNPSHLGGFFSTFITDGLREAELIKGGYTAEYGGRLSSVLDIKTKDGNNKRIAGSGEISLISSKMLIEGPIANGGWLFAARRTYIDKALDGARKLGISDFDFPYYFFDIQANIYQDLTPNDRLRISAYFGSDVLDWRAATAFIDWGNETFSTRWRHLFSNRLFSTFMIARSKFEANFNFGGDDAFIGLDKVRDWTLKADLTYFRTENHQINFGTEIKDLNVEFKQTFDERELIRIIQKPIFSAVYFNSKWNPDSWIIQSGLRSTFYNDAVDKLTFSPRLSVKKLLNPLTALNFSIGRYYQYIYTFNDEFSSFTIIDQWFAIDESVPLQFADQIMFGFETKLTENINFTLEPYYKNMHNLLVGRPQLATFDEQLINPTVSDVFVETDAEAFGVEFFLEKTSGRLNGNLSYTYSYVIKQIENEPKYWANWDRRNVFKGVLNFNKSTNTEFGFAWTYSSGLPFTQQIGTYPYWEPGYTVPEYQLIPGTRNNARLPFSNRLDFSVTKHKRFSSWKMDYYFQIVNVFNRKNIFAVFWNTDEVEKGNPAERSDLRGFPLIPTFGIRAEF
- a CDS encoding STAS domain-containing protein gives rise to the protein MEYSQELKGNSLIFRIEEQKLNTSVSVDVKDILLNLLENADIINLFFNLSSVQSIDSSGLSSLLFGRRQVTERGGKCSLINPQPKVVSLLKIARLDKVFESFDDEGDALKSVS
- a CDS encoding electron transfer flavoprotein subunit beta/FixA family protein encodes the protein MNVIVCMKSVPSTETKVIVGDDGKSIDQTDIVYEINPYDEFAIEEGIKAKEAHGGKVTIITLGSGTATQNIRKGLAMGADEAIHLVCDGSSLIDSSVVAKLLADTIKELEFDLILCGKKSVDSDNQQVPNRIAHLLGIPAVTAISKLELSSDSAIATKNIEGGSETVNLNLPALFSAEKGLNEPRYASLPGIMAAKKKPLEEREVSLTDRKIELSSLELPPPKPEGRIIGEGPEAAEELVRVLREEAKVI